The following coding sequences lie in one Zingiber officinale cultivar Zhangliang chromosome 2B, Zo_v1.1, whole genome shotgun sequence genomic window:
- the LOC122047451 gene encoding O-fucosyltransferase 36-like yields MAARVPSDDELDSGDEVENRTLVSKNDTKSPRLSSALEIGQFPDRIGGRRLFPRRCFCFFVFLIAVFLSVLLALLLFRGGYTAHSDSQIDRMRESELGALYLLKSQQAALLKIWNSTRAVAADVASPVPSAVNSTSATTNLPKLESFVEFQSALLEQIKINKEIQNALLSSHEIGNRTSGTSDDNLDLGVSGAGVDVCKKVDPLASRRTIEWKPKKDRYLFAICLSGQMSNHLICLEKHMFFAALLDRVLILPSPKFDYQYDKVLDIDHINECFGRKVSITFDEFSAAKKNKMKIDRFICYIASPPCYLDEEHINRLKNLGLSLGKIEPAWPEDAKLTKQKKRVVGDIMPKFSSDGEVIAIGDMFYADVEDEWVAQPGGPLAHKCKTVIQPSRLIHITAQRFVQTFLGSNYIALHFRRHGFLKFCNLKDKSCFFPIPQAAECVIRVVEKANAPGIYLSTDAASSETNLLQSLVFLNGKPVPLVKRPEHNSTEKWDALLYRNNLGGDSQVEAMLDKTICALSSVFIGSSDSTFTEDIIRLRRGWSSASQCDEYLCEGEMPNYIAENE; encoded by the exons ATGGCGGCGAGGGTTCCCTCCGACGACGAACTAGACTCCGGCGACGAGGTGGAGAACCGTACCCTCGTCTCTAAGAACGACACCAAGTCTCCTCGCCTCAGCTCCGCTCTGGAGATCGGCCAATTCCCTGATCGGATAGGCGGCCGCCGCTTGTTTCCCAGGCGCTGCTTCTGCTTCTTTGTCTTCCTCATCGCCGTTTTCCTCTCTGTGCTCCTCGCTCTCCTTTTGTTCCGTGGTGGCTATACTGCTCATTCCGACTCCCAGATCGACCGAATGCGTGAGTCCGAGCTCGGTGCCCTATATCTCCTCAAGAGCCAGCAAGCAGCCCTCCTCAAGATCTGGAATTCCACTCGGGCTGTGGCAGCCGACGTTGCTTCCCCCGTTCCATCCGCAGTGAATTCCACTTCCGCGACGACTAATCTGCCAAAGCTCGAGTCTTTCGTTGAGTTTCAGTCGGCCTTACTCGAGCAGATTAAGATTAACAAGGAGATCCAGAATGCTCTCTTGTCTTCTCACGAAATCGGGAACAGGACGTCGGGCACTTCGGATGATAATTTGGACCTGGGGGTATCTGGTGCTGGAGTCGATGTATGCAAGAAAGTGGATCCACTGGCAAGTAGGAGGACGATCGAGTGGAAGCCGAAGAAAGATCGGTACTTGTTTGCTATATGCTTATCGGGCCAGATGTCCAACCATCTGATCTGCTTGGAGAAACATATGTTCTTCGCGGCACTTCTTGACCGTGTTCTGATCCTTCCAAGCCCAAAATTTGATTACCAGTATGATAAGGTGTTGGATATCGATCATATAAATGAATGCTTTGGTAGGAAGGTATCGATCACATTTGATGAGTTTTCTGCAGCAAAGAAAAACAAGATGAAGATCGACAGGTTTATTTGCTACATTGCATCACCACCTTGTTACCTAGATGAGGAGCATATTAATAGGTTGAAAAACCTGGGGCTTTCTTTGGGTAAGATTGAACCTGCTTGGCCGGAGGATGCCAAATTGACGAAGCAAAAGAAGAGGGTCGTTGGTGATATCATGCCCAAATTCTCATCAGATGGCGAGGTTATTGCCATTGGAGACATGTTCTATGCAGATGTGGAGGATGAATGGGTGGCACAACCAGGTGGTCCGCTTGCTCATAAATGCAAGACAGTGATTCAACCAAGTCGTCTCATTCACATCACGGCGCAGCGGTTTGTGCAGACCTTCTTGGGCAGTAACTACATAGCTCTGCATTTCCGGCGGCATGGATTTTTGAAGTTCTG CAATCTGAAAGACAAGAGCTGCTTTTTTCCCATTCCTCAGGCAGCAGAGTGTGTGATTCGGGTTGTTGAGAAAGCCAATGCGCCAGGCATTTACCTATCAACAGATGCAGCTAGCAGTGAAACAAATCTCCTTCAATCTCTAGTTTTCTTAAATGGCAAACCTGTTCCTCTGGTCAAGAGGCCAGAGCACAATAGTACCGAAAAGTGGGATGCATTACTGTACAGAAATAACTTAGGTGGAGACAGTCAG GTTGAGGCAATGCTGGATAAGACCATTTGTGCTTTGTCATCCGTCTTCATAGGCTCATCAGATTCAACATTCACGGAGGATATTATAAGGCTAAGAAGGGGCTGGTCATCTGCTTCTCAGTGCGACGAGTACCTCTGTGAAGGTGAGATGCCCAACTACATAGCTGAAAATGAATGA